Genomic DNA from Coffea arabica cultivar ET-39 chromosome 7e, Coffea Arabica ET-39 HiFi, whole genome shotgun sequence:
TACATGTTTTAATCTGTAAAAGCTTCAATTATGGGATTACATGTAAGAATTCTCCATTTGTACGAGATAAAAGTATCTGAAAAAACATTTGCAGAGACTAAAATAGTTATTTCTAAAGTCTAATCACCTCGCATTTAAATGGCAGCACCGAAGAGAAGATTCCTCGGCCATGATTAGGAATTCAGAATCACTTGGAAAAGTGAAACCAGCTCTGTGATGTCTGGATCCTTCAATTTATGCACAAAGACTCGGAAATTAAGAGAGATTGACAGTAAAATCCCCAAAAACGACACTGCTATTGATCGGAATTGATAAATGATGGAGAAAATTGAGATTAAACCACAGATAGGGATTAAATcaagctttctttctttcttttcgtgAAATAAAGAGCTGCTAGAGATAATGGAGGAGAAACACAATTGGATAGGGATATAGAGTGAGCGCTTCCAACGTAAAGAGAAAAAATGGAAGAGGCAATGAAAGGAGGGAAGAagggaaagagaaaattaaaaatttgcttGGAAAAGTAATTTATACTCAGGAAAATTTATTTAGCCAcaggaaatataaattaatttacAGCCGCCCAGACTATGTCGTTTAGAGCGTTCTTAATAAtggctttttccttttctgctgCACTAATGCCACAAAAGGCCTAAAAGGATTGTCAATTTTGCAACATAAATAGAATTGCACTGCCTGTCAAATGGCGCGTGTGATAACGACCTTCAGATCCTGGTTTCCCATCTCCAGCTGTTCTTGCTGAATTTGTTCTACAGAACTCACAAGAGAGTTGCAACAATTTTccacctcaatcatttcaatGGTAGTACTTTCCCCTAAACAAAGAGGGACATCTTCCAGCAGCAGACAGCTATGCAAAACCAATTTCTCAAGACGAGAAAATTTATCAGAATTATAGGCAGTCCAACTGCAAAGATTCAATGTTGACAATTCCAAGAATCGGAGATTAGAGAATTCCCCTTCTTGCATTTCCCATTTTTCCCCCATGAAGGACTTCTTTAATAATTTAAGCACTTCAAGATTGGGCAActttccaattgttgaaatttcACTCCACGACCATTTATTGCGTGAGAGAGTGagctttttcaaattcattggGAATTCAAACTTGCAGCCGTAAAAGCGATGCAACTGAAGTGATTCTAGTTGATTCAAACTGTCCAGCTTGAGAATCCCAGTCCGTTTTCCACCATCTGCATGCACGCATTTTAGCCTGCGAATGGTTGGTAGCTTTTTCAGTATCTTCTGCAATTGTTCACCAAAGCAGTCAATTGCAAGGCTCAAAGTGTCTAAATGATCTAGTTTGGGTAGTCTTCAATGTCGAGAGTGGGTAACGTAAAACCACTCGGCGGAAATGCTCTATTCTTTTGATATCTCAGTGTCGAACCACCCAGATCCGGAAGCTCTGTTCTCCTTAGATGTCTCAGTGTCTTAATGTTCCAGATAGTATTAGGCAACCCAGCAACAGCATTGCCCCCTACCAGAAATGTATGTAACCTTGAGAGGTTGTCTATGGCAGATGGAATGGATGCTGAATACCACAAGCTAATTGCCAAGTATCTTAGGTGCACAAGCAATAATAATTCGCTTGGAAAATTGCAAGAAATACGCATGTCCCTAAAATCTAAAACTCTAAgaagttttgattttagaaaCCAAAAGGGGCCATCATGCAGCTCTTCTGAATCCGTACAAGCATAACCAAAGGAGAGCAAACAACGTAGTCTAGGAAAAAATGGCCTGGACATCTCAAGCTCCTTTCCGCTCATCGAATGCATACACAGTCGGTGGGGGCTGGGTCCAGTAGAAGTAGAAAGGTCATCACCCCAATTTGAAATCTGTAGAAGGTcattactcccatatgaaatcTGTAGAAAACTTTCTTTTTTGGCCTTTGCCACAACAAACTCATGTACTAAATCATGAAGTCGGCAAATTTTGGCACCAGCAAGAGTTCTTTGTTCGGTTACCATTACCAAACTTCTACCAATCAAATCTTTCAAGTAGTCTTCTGCCACATCATCTAGACTCTTCCCTTCTATCTTTTGGACAAATCCTTCAGAGATCCAAAGCCATGACAACTTTCGGACAGGAATGTCTTGGTCTTCTCGAAATGCACCTATGTAAAGAAGGCATGGCTTCAAATATTCAGGTAAATGAATGTAACTCAGCTCCAATGGTTCAGTGCTATTAGAAGTGTTGGAATTGAGGCTGTCTGCAAATTCTTGCCAGCAGTCTGGCTCAATTCTTGAAAGAATTCCAGCAAAAATGACAACTGTGTGAGGTAGCCCCTTGCACTTATTTGCTACTTGCATTAAAACTTTGATTAGTGTTGGAGGACAATCTTCTTTGCCAAATATCTTCCTCAGAAGCAATTCAAGACACTCTTTACCACTAAGATGGCAGAGATGGTGAGACTTGCTATTAGATTTAAATTGCAAAGACAAATTCTCAATCCTGCTGGTGAACAGAATCCTGCTTCCATTTGCATCGTTTGGCAACGATCTTTCCAACAAATTCCATGCCCCAATGTCCCACACGTCATCCAAAATGATAACATACCTATTTCTCTTCAAAAGCTGGAAGAGCGTCACAACCAAATCATCTTCATGCATCTTAATATATTGATCATGACTTCCACTACCACTACTGGACAAAATTTGAACTAACAAATTCTGCTTGCTGTATACTTGGGAAATAGTACACCAAGCACGGAAATGGAAGTGGCCTAAAATTGAAGGGTGATGGTAAATTGTGTTGGCTAATGTTGTCTTACCAAGTCCAGCCATACCCACAATTGAAACAATATCTAGTTGGTTTGAACCCCTGGTAAGCCCATCTGCAATTGTCTTTACCTCTTCATCAAGACCCACCAGAACTTCATTCAGGTACTGAGTTGTGATTTGAAGTGAATAGAGTTGTTGGCAACTCTCTGAGCTTCATCATCATTCCTGATGCTGTCAGAGACTTTAAGGGCCTCAGTCTTCGTATGCTTGATATCTCCAGCAACAGTATCCAAACATTCAAGTCTATCCCCAAGCGCAACAGAGTCGATGACAAACTCTGCCTTGTAGGCCACCTCCATAGCACCATCCCAAAGAGCTTGAAATTTCACGTTCTGGTTGCGCTGCTTTGCAATTTTCTGTAGGAaagatcttaaaaataaaagatctTCTTGGATTATTTGGATTTGATCCTTTGGGGAAGCAATCGAACCGGCCTCAGAAGTTGCTATTTCCTGGAGATTCTCTAAGAAGAAATCAATAGAGCCCAGCTCGTTAGTCCTAGGGAATCtgagtgatgatgatgatggagGATGCGTTTGTGCAACTTCTTGCATCACAAATTGGAGCTCTTTCACCAAACGAGAAATTGCAAGATCTGTTCCCTTTGCCAAGCCATGTTTTATTTCATTCACTGAAATGGAGCAAATTACAATTCCTAAATCAATGATCACAACTCCAATATGATCCTTCATTTTGTCAGGTAGAGCATTGAAATTCTCTTGCTTCACATGAAGAAGGATACTGATTGACTTTACTCCCTCATGGAGATTCAGAATATGGTCCGGCACAGGGACCATAAAAGTGATGTGAAAATCTAGTATCTGCCTAAGAGCACCAAGGAGAGAGTCAACAAATTCCGCCACTATATACTTGTTCTTCTCTGGAACAAAAGTGAGTGGTGACCTTGATAATTCTTTTGAAGCTTCCATGACATGTACAGAAGACAACTGCTGTTTGTCGCCTTAGTTTTGAATGCTGCTACTATTTGCTGACCATGATAAATACTCCGGATTGGGATTGGGGACCCCAATTAATGGTTGCCCGTTGTTCATATTAATATTGAACTTGTTtccttaaaaactaaaaactaataataataataaagggcTAGGACTTAGGGCATGCATAcatttgaaccaaaaaaaaacacaaaaactcACGTAGTCCTGGATTTACGTGCAAATGAATAGTAGAATGAGTTGTCCTTGATCTTTTGCTGAAACATGTAGCTACACTGCCATTTGTTTTGTTCAGAGAAAGGACGAAGGCATCCCTTTCTTGTACTTAATAAGATGATCATTCACAATAGACAGCTGCCATTCATCCATCCTTAAATGATCAGTCTTGATTCGTTCATGAATCCATATTGAGCTCACAAGAAGTTGTACCCTGGAAAACTAACCAATGTCATGATCATGCGAAATGCTACAAAAGAGCAGCCCATATGTAGATTCTACTGGGACAGACAGAGACTGCAATCTCCTTCCTTGGCCACAGaagctatgttttcagaaccggaccggatagcgactcggccgaggtcaggggtcaggggtcaatgggttcgaccgggggtcgataggggtcgaaccggatgacgtcataaataaaaattatttaaaaattaaaatattatatatataatatctaataatatattgatattaataaaggcatattcatatatatttgatgtttcaaatatatttaacaagaaaatacaaagaaattagaacaatcaagtagcaatttatattatttaataaatattaacaagtttagaattaaaattatgaatttaattgaaaaataacatcaaattttaggacaatatttataaagtatcaaatatttgagctatatcaataagttttaacaatttagggggtcaaaacataatattaaaaagtttgaatttttttaaaaaaaaattactgttgaaccggaaaaaccggttttttcccggtcaaacccggtcaaacccggtttttgaccggctttgaccggattttaaatttccggttttctaatgtgactcggaccggctacctggccggtttccggttcgaccggttcgaccggccggtccggtccgagtctgAAAACAGAGCACAGAAGTAGCTAGAAACGATTAATGTTTCCGATACATCTAACCTCTGACtcgggggaaaaaaaaaaagaagaagaaaaacattgAACTTGAAAATATGAGGGACCTGAGAATGAAGTTTTACTACCAGCAAGAAGCCAAGAAACTAGTGTAGGCCATGGGATGATTCGTCAGTTTCAATTCCGTGCCACCTAGCAGTTCCGAAGGTGGAACTGGAAACCGAGGTTGTTAATGCCAAGTATCGATAACGAACATGGATGGCGAAACTCAAAAGCATTGGTTTTACATGCCTTAAACGTGCCAGACAACAGACTCCCACCCTGATTAAACTAATAAGATGGTTTAATTGTCATTGCGTGACCTTTTGGCGACCTTACAACTTAAGTACCGTGTGCATGAGTATAACGTACCATATCCTAATTCTCTTGatcaatcattaatcaaatGGGGATTTCATGCACAATCACACTGTCCAAAACACAAATACACACATAGGATGAACGGAGATTGGAGTATATGGTATAGAGCATAGAGTATAGTGGTCCACTTTGTCTATGGGAGGGGTaacaagaaaaagggaaaaggccAAATGGGGAATGAGGTTGCATGGCCTTGAACAAGACTTCTCAAATAAGAACATCTAAGCCCTGTTAGTTTGTTGCCCCCACACTCCACATGTCTTTGTTTCGCAGATAATCACTCcctgtcttcttctttttccccataAATACTACTACTCCTCCACATTCTCCTCAATTCATCCCCACCTCCTTCGAACCCTTCATTCTCTTTAGCACTTTTTCCTCTTAATACATACAACTTCTATCTCTTCTTTGCCTGGCTGAGCCTTTTTCTTCTAAAGTCCATAAACATGGCTCTTAAGAAAGGAACAAAACATGCCGCTACTCAAACGGCGGCCCTCAAACAAATCCTCAAAAAGTGTTCAAGTTTTGGAAGGAAGAATACTGGTCATGATCACGACAATAGCCTTCCACATGATGTCCCAAAAGGCCATTTTGCAGTATATGTTGGCCAAAATAGGACCAGATACATCATCCCCATTTCTTGCTTGGAACACCCGGAATTCCAGAGCTTGTTACAACGAGCTGAAGAAGAGTTTGGCTTCAACCATGAGATGGGCCTCACCATTCCTTGTGATGAAGAAGTTTTTTGCTCTCTATTTTCCATGATGAGATAATTAAGGTAGCTGATGATGCAAGATGGAGTTTCTTGTCGTATGTAGAGGTGGATTAAGGTTTACTATAACATGGATGATGGGCACCACCGGTTACTTAAGCTGAGTAGTTTAGTGCATGGGATATCCATCATCTGACCACGTGGAAACTAATTGTCTGGTTTTTTTTCATTAGTGGAGATCTGTATATACACGAATTTGGAAATTGGAAATTTCTCTTGTTTGTTATAGTCTAAGAGACAGCAGAGCGGAGATTTCCAGATTTCCGTTTTTTTCCCCTCTTCATATGTATACGAACTATGAAGTTGCGCCAAAACTTGACCATTtgcattattttttttggtgaattcttTCAAGGCTCATGATTCAATCTAAAATTCATTGTTGGTCTGAGGTTATGAAGTTCCACCGCGGTAGTTAGCAGTAACATGATAGATACTTGCTTCAGTTAAAGTACGTACTTGATCAATCGTCTGCATTAATCTGCAATCAAGGAACTAACCAAGACATGCATGAAATGAAAGCACACTCTGTATCATTACATAGTTGTCGAAACTTGTTTCTCTTTCTGGTTCGATCATTTGGTACAAAAAGTTGAAGATTGAAACGTGTTCTGAAATAAATGTTGGGCTGCATTCGATTTTGGTGGTTATATATCAATTTGAAGAATCGCGCGGGCACTAAGAATAGTATACAAGGTAAGCCAATAATATTCCCATGAAGATTGTAGAGCTCAAAGATATTTACTTACGTAGACATAATATCCTGTAAACCATGTAAGTCATTGGTGCACATCTTAAACGGGAGCAACGTCCTTATGCTTACAGTCTTTGATACAATAAACTGAATACACCtaccaagtttttcaaaataatttttttttattttgtttgttttaaagGAGATATTGAGTCTTGGAGAAGGGAAAAAATAGAAGAATTGAAAGTCGAACAAGTGATCTCATGATCTACGAATGGTTGAGTTAGATGATAAATTGAAAAGAAttataaataagaaattttgaattcaaaatctctcgtttagaaaaaaaaattgaccttaCGATCAACTAACTAatgatatatttttatttatacaaTTTCATAATCAACTAACTAATGGCTTACTATTATTTACACAAGTCTAACACACAAGTATGAAGAGTTAGCTCAATATAGCCAAAGGCctcaacataaaaaaaaaaacttgttttttaCAATATGCACCCTCGCATTACAGATGTAAGTATATACTAAGATGAATGATATACAGTATACACATTCAACTATATTGAGCAACTAACCAACCTTTTGATGCACCACAAAGTTTTTAGTGTCACTTTGACAATTACTTTCCGTGGACTTGCAAAACCGATATTTTTTCGTAGTCTATGACATGCAACT
This window encodes:
- the LOC113702222 gene encoding putative late blight resistance protein homolog R1A-10; this encodes MAGLGKTTLANTIYHHPSILGHFHFRAWCTISQVYSKQNLLVQILSSSGSGSHDQYIKMHEDDLVVTLFQLLKRNRYVIILDDVWDIGAWNLLERSLPNDANGSRILFTSRIENLSLQFKSNSKSHHLCHLSGKECLELLLRKIFGKEDCPPTLIKVLMQVANKCKGLPHTVVIFAGILSRIEPDCWQEFADSLNSNTSNSTEPLELSYIHLPEYLKPCLLYIGAFREDQDIPVRKLSWLWISEGFVQKIEGKSLDDVAEDYLKDLIGRSLVMVTEQRTLAGAKICRLHDLVHEFVVAKAKKESFLQISYGSNDLLQISNWGDDLSTSTGPSPHRLCMHSMSGKELEMSRPFFPRLRCLLSFGYACTDSEELHDGPFWFLKSKLLRVLDFRDMRISCNFPSELLLLVHLRYLAISLWYSASIPSAIDNLSRLHTFLVGGNAVAGLPNTIWNIKTLRHLRRTELPDLGGSTLRYQKNRAFPPSGFTLPTLDIEDYPN
- the LOC113702367 gene encoding protein SMALL AUXIN UP-REGULATED RNA 9-like, with the translated sequence MALKKGTKHAATQTAALKQILKKCSSFGRKNTGHDHDNSLPHDVPKGHFAVYVGQNRTRYIIPISCLEHPEFQSLLQRAEEEFGFNHEMGLTIPCDEEVFCSLFSMMR
- the LOC140011326 gene encoding putative late blight resistance protein homolog R1B-17 translates to MEASKELSRSPLTFVPEKNKYIVAEFVDSLLGALRQILDFHITFMVPVPDHILNLHEGVKSISILLHVKQENFNALPDKMKDHIGVVIIDLGIVICSISVNEIKHGLAKGTDLAISRLVKELQFVMQEVAQTHPPSSSSLRFPRTNELGSIDFFLENLQEIATSEAGSIASPKDQIQIIQEDLLFLRSFLQKIAKQRNQNVKFQALWDGAMEVAYKAEFVIDSVALGDRLECLDTVAGDIKHTKTEALKVSDSIRNDDEAQRVANNSIHFKSQLST